A window from Citrus sinensis cultivar Valencia sweet orange chromosome 3, DVS_A1.0, whole genome shotgun sequence encodes these proteins:
- the LOC102616110 gene encoding NADPH-dependent aldehyde reductase-like protein, chloroplastic: MDAKHQAIANTSVEDFDKNFRVNTRGTFLCCREASNRVNRGGGGRIIVLSTSLVHSLKPNFGAYTASKAAIETMAKILAKELKGTSITVNCVAPGPVATDMFYAGVSEEFVKKVIEDCPMGRLGETIDVAKVVGFLASDDSEWVSGQVICVDGGYA, translated from the exons ATGGATGCTAAGCATCAAGCAATAGCTAATACTTCTGTggaagattttgataaaaatttcag aGTCAATACAAGAGGAACATTCTTATGTTGCAGAGAGGCATCAAACAGGGTAAACAGAGGTGGTGGAGGCAGAATCATAGTGTTATCAACATCATTGGTGCATTCATTGAAGCCGAACTTTGGAGCGTACACTGCATCAAAGGCAGCAATAGAGACAATGGCAAAGATATTAGCAAAAGAGCTCAAAGGAACTAGCATTACTGTGAACTGTGTCGCTCCAGGGCCTGTAGCAACAGATATGTTCTATGCTGGAGTGAGTGAGGAGTTTGTGAAAAAGGTTATTGAAGACTGCCCAATGGGTAGATTGGGAGAGACAATTGATGTGGCTAAAGTTGTTGGGTTTTTGGCTAGTGATGATAGTGAGTGGGTCAGTGGGCAAGTCATTTGTGTTGATGGTGGCTATgcttag
- the LOC102615814 gene encoding NADPH-dependent aldehyde reductase-like protein, chloroplastic gives MATSTDTPSLSLPLPLKDRVVIVTGSSRGIGREIAIHLAQLGAKLVINYTSNSAQADVVAAEINSSASPATCPPRAITVKADVSDPAQVKSLFDSAEQAFDSPVHVLVNSAGLLDPKYPTIANTSLDDFDRIFSVNARGAFLCCKEAANRLKRGGGGRIILISTSLVGALKPGYAAYTASKAAVETMAKILAKELKGTGITANCVAPGPIATEMFFDGKSEEMVKKVIEECPHNRLGQSKDVAPVVGFLATDASEWVNGQVIRVNGGYV, from the exons ATGGCTACCAGCACCGATACCCCATCGCTTTCACTCCCACTACCACTCAAAGATCGAGTTGTAATAGTGACCGGCTCATCTCGGGGAATCGGCCGAGAAATCGCGATTCACCTTGCCCAACTCGGAGCCAAACTCGTCATCAACTACACCTCCAACTCGGCTCAAGCCGACGTCGTAGCCGCCGAGATTAACTCGTCGGCTTCCCCTGCCACATGTCCGCCACGAGCCATTACTGTCAAAGCCGACGTTTCGGATCCGGCCCAGGTCAAGTCTCTCTTTGACTCCGCTGAGCAGGCTTTTGACTCGCCGGTTCATGTCCTGGTTAACTCCGCTGGGTTGCTTGATCCGAAGTACCCCACTATTGCAAACACTTCCTTGGATGACTTTGATCGTATTTTCAG TGTCAATGCAAGGGGTGCATTCTTATGTTGCAAAGAGGCAGCAAATAGGCTAAAACGCGGTGGCGGGGGTAGGATTATTCTGATATCAACATCACTGGTTGGCGCATTGAAGCCAGGGTATGCCGCGTACACAGCATCCAAGGCAGCAGTGGAGACAATGGCGAAGATACTAGCAAAGGAGCTCAAGGGAACTGGAATAACAGCAAATTGCGTAGCTCCAGGGCCGATTGCAACTGAGATGTTCTTTGATGGGAAGAGTGAGGAGATGGTGAAGAAGGTGATTGAAGAGTGCCCCCATAATCGGCTTGGCCAGAGCAAGGATGTTGCTCCTGTTGTTGGATTCTTGGCCACTGATGCTAGTGAGTGGGTTAATGGGCAAGTAATTCGTGTTAATGGTGGGTATGTCTAG
- the LOC102614840 gene encoding TATA-box-binding protein 2 isoform X1 — MAEQGGSEGSQPVDLSKHPSGIVPTLQNIVSTVNLDCKLDLKKIALQARNAEYNPKRFAAVIMRIREPKTTALIFASGKMVCTGAKSEQQSKLAARKYARIIQKLGFPAKFKDFKIQNIVGSCDVKFPIRLEGLAYSHGAFSSYEPELFPGLIYRMKQPKIVLLIFVSGKIVITGAKVRDETYTAFENIYPVLTEFRKVQQ; from the exons ATGGCTGAGCAAGGTGGTTCGGAAGGGAGCCAGCCGGTTGATCTTTCCAAGCACCCATCTGGCATTGTTCCCACTCTTCA AAACATTGTATCAACTGTCAACTTGGATTGCAAGTtagatcttaaaaaaattgcacTGCAAGCTCGTAATGCAGAGTACAACCCTAAG CGTTTTGCTGCTGTTATAATGAGGATAAGGGAACCCAAAACTACAGCCTTGATTTTTGCTTCGGGCAAGATG GTTTGCACTGGTGCCAAGAGTGAACAGCAATCAAAACTGGCAGCAAGGAAG TATGCTCGAATCATCCAGAAGCTTGGTTTTCCTGCCAAGTTCAAG GACTTCAAGATTCAGAATATTGTTGGCTCCTGTGACGTTAAATTCCCTATCAGGCTTGAAGGTCTTGCCTACTCTCATGGTGCCTTTTCAAGT TATGAACCGGAGCTCTTTCCTGGCCTTATATACCGCATGAAACAGCCCAAGATTGTgcttcttatttttgtttctgggAAAATTGTGATTACAGGAGCAAAG GTAAGAGATGAGACCTACACAGCCTTCGAAAACATATACCCTGTCCTTACAGAGTTCAGGAAGGTGCAACAATG A
- the LOC107174263 gene encoding NADPH-dependent aldehyde reductase-like protein, chloroplastic produces MATSTITRANQVPPSLPLEDRVAIVTGASRGIGRGIALHLASLGAKLVINYASNSVQADLVAAEINSACPETTPRAITVQADVSDESQVKLLFGIAETEFNS; encoded by the coding sequence ATGGCTACAAGCACCATCACCAGAGCCAACCAAGTGCCGCCTTCTCTTCCTCTTGAAGATCGAGTAGCCATAGTCACAGGCGCCTCTCGGGGCATCGGCCGTGGCATAGCCCTCCATTTGGCGTCACTTGGTGCAAAACTTGTCATCAACTATGCCTCTAATTCAGTCCAGGCTGATCTTGTAGCTGCAGAGATAAATTCAGCTTGTCCTGAAACCACTCCACGAGCCATAACGGTCCAGGCTGATGTATCTGATGAAAGCCAGGTCAAATTACTCTTTGGCATTGCTGAAACTGAGTTTAACTCGTAG
- the LOC127900829 gene encoding uncharacterized protein LOC127900829, with translation MKLSLKLPDDSQNTQNPPILKVKIPITIFNQPFISSLTTTKTVAAGNQHLSFSLGTNFPSGPSFKLNYTPLSTMCTSTTPFSFSLKSGLGLFGSPQDSPLIFSAHFSLSYTNPTNFTHTFLLYFKPQFGNFSLHKIVSSSNPNLQIFEPHFNYGPHLQSGSPSNTEFANRSISDESSGWQDLKLEPRSGNENDSFFNVVDSIRSDGIEFVRDRTLLLKDDDKKKWLFRWDCCNSKTVLPVTKRVMMNLRWGVNLPADSEVKMPYLTMNKIGTERVEKVEEVKREKNIESDVGDLELFKGMLC, from the coding sequence ATGAAGCTGTCTCTGAAACTCCCAGATGATTCCCAAAACACCCAAAACCCACCAATCCTAAAGGTTAAAATACCCATCACCATTTTTAATCAACCTTTCATTTCTTCTCTCACCACCACCAAAACCGTCGCCGCCGGCAATCAACACCTTTCCTTTTCTCTCGGCACCAACTTTCCATCAGGCCCTTCCTTCAAACTCAACTATACACCTCTCTCTACAATGTGCACAAGCACAAcccctttctctttctctttgaAATCAGGCCTTGGTTTGTTTGGTTCACCCCAGGACTCTCCTCTTATCTTCTCTGCCCACTTCTCTCTTTCCTACACAAACCCAACCAATTTCACTCATACGTTTTTGCTCTATTTCAAGCCTCAATTTGGCAACTTTTCTCTTCACAAAATTGTGTCGTCTTCAAACCCTAATCTGCAAATTTTTGAGCCCCACTTCAATTATGGGCCCCATTTGCAATCTGGGTCGCCTTCCAATACTGAGTTTGCAAATAGGTCGATTTCGGATGAATCGTCCGGGTGGcaagatttgaaattggaGCCGCGTAGTGGCAATGAGAATGATAGTTTCTTTAATGTGGTTGATTCAATTCGTAGTGATGGAATTGAGTTTGTTAGAGATAGAACATTGTTGTTGAAAgatgatgataaaaaaaagtggCTTTTTAGGTGGGATTGCTGTAACAGCAAAACAGTATTGCCAGTGACTAAAAGGGTAATGATGAATTTGAGGTGGGGAGTGAATTTGCCTGCGGATTCTGAGGTTAAAATGCCTTATTTGACCATGAACAAGATTGGGACTGAGAGGGTTGAGAAAGTGGAGGAAGTGAAAAGGGAGAAGAATATCGAGAGTGATGTGGGTGATTTAGAGTTGTTCAAAGGAATGCTCTGTTGA
- the LOC102614840 gene encoding TATA-box-binding protein isoform X2, whose product MAEQGGSEGSQPVDLSKHPSGIVPTLQNIVSTVNLDCKLDLKKIALQARNAEYNPKVCTGAKSEQQSKLAARKYARIIQKLGFPAKFKDFKIQNIVGSCDVKFPIRLEGLAYSHGAFSSYEPELFPGLIYRMKQPKIVLLIFVSGKIVITGAKVRDETYTAFENIYPVLTEFRKVQQ is encoded by the exons ATGGCTGAGCAAGGTGGTTCGGAAGGGAGCCAGCCGGTTGATCTTTCCAAGCACCCATCTGGCATTGTTCCCACTCTTCA AAACATTGTATCAACTGTCAACTTGGATTGCAAGTtagatcttaaaaaaattgcacTGCAAGCTCGTAATGCAGAGTACAACCCTAAG GTTTGCACTGGTGCCAAGAGTGAACAGCAATCAAAACTGGCAGCAAGGAAG TATGCTCGAATCATCCAGAAGCTTGGTTTTCCTGCCAAGTTCAAG GACTTCAAGATTCAGAATATTGTTGGCTCCTGTGACGTTAAATTCCCTATCAGGCTTGAAGGTCTTGCCTACTCTCATGGTGCCTTTTCAAGT TATGAACCGGAGCTCTTTCCTGGCCTTATATACCGCATGAAACAGCCCAAGATTGTgcttcttatttttgtttctgggAAAATTGTGATTACAGGAGCAAAG GTAAGAGATGAGACCTACACAGCCTTCGAAAACATATACCCTGTCCTTACAGAGTTCAGGAAGGTGCAACAATG A